A stretch of the Duncaniella dubosii genome encodes the following:
- a CDS encoding PSP1 domain-containing protein — MEEKDRRCPRGKLHCFNWLEDIPGGMTDFDIVEVQFKNTRKGFYRNSTNLDLAPGDVVAVEASPGHDIGTVTLTGKLVALQMRRVNVKPDAEIRRVFRKAKPADLDKYEEAKARENDTMIRARKIAESLHLNMKIGDVEYQGDGNKAIFYYIADERVDFRQLIKVLADTFKVRIEMKQIGARQEAGRIGGIGSCGRPLCCASWMTNFVSVGTSAARYQDISLNPQKLAGQCAKLKCCLNFEVDTYVESAKQMPGREIRLETLDNTYYHFKTDIFKKEITYSTDKQIAANLVTIDAARAFEVIEMNHRGEKPESLLREGDEKPGAKGRPIDLASQDDLTRFDKAKKKKRKKKSASATNASAPEPSQQPNQAKAEKPKEQRQPKEVQPPKSESAKTPAAQQGQDAPGERKPRPKNKPKKPQQPDDRKRDAATNDASQQPRQPKEQPSQQPKSQQQSDSRQRPNRIPKAFRENNDTKE, encoded by the coding sequence ATGGAAGAAAAAGACCGCCGTTGTCCACGGGGAAAGCTTCATTGCTTCAACTGGCTTGAGGATATTCCCGGAGGAATGACTGATTTCGATATTGTCGAAGTGCAGTTTAAGAACACCCGCAAAGGCTTCTATCGTAATTCTACCAATCTTGACCTTGCCCCCGGCGATGTGGTGGCTGTCGAGGCGTCTCCCGGCCATGATATCGGTACGGTGACACTTACCGGCAAGCTTGTCGCCCTGCAGATGCGCAGGGTCAATGTGAAGCCCGATGCCGAAATCCGTCGCGTGTTCCGCAAGGCCAAACCTGCTGACCTTGATAAATATGAGGAGGCAAAAGCACGTGAGAACGACACGATGATTCGTGCCCGCAAAATTGCCGAATCGCTACATCTCAACATGAAAATTGGCGATGTCGAGTATCAGGGCGACGGCAACAAGGCGATATTCTATTATATAGCCGACGAGCGCGTTGACTTCCGTCAGCTCATCAAGGTTCTTGCCGATACTTTCAAGGTGAGGATAGAGATGAAGCAGATCGGTGCGCGTCAGGAAGCCGGACGCATCGGAGGTATCGGTTCTTGTGGCCGTCCTCTGTGTTGCGCGAGCTGGATGACCAATTTCGTATCGGTCGGCACGAGTGCCGCCCGATATCAGGACATCTCGCTTAACCCTCAGAAACTTGCCGGACAGTGCGCCAAACTCAAATGTTGCCTCAATTTTGAGGTGGACACCTATGTGGAAAGCGCGAAGCAGATGCCGGGACGTGAAATCCGTCTTGAGACACTTGACAATACCTACTATCATTTCAAGACCGATATTTTCAAGAAGGAAATAACCTATTCCACCGACAAGCAGATTGCCGCCAATCTCGTGACCATCGATGCCGCCCGTGCGTTTGAAGTAATCGAGATGAACCATCGTGGCGAGAAGCCTGAAAGTCTCCTTCGTGAAGGTGACGAGAAGCCCGGAGCGAAAGGCCGTCCGATAGACCTTGCCTCGCAGGACGATCTGACACGATTTGACAAGGCTAAGAAGAAAAAACGCAAGAAGAAGTCCGCGTCCGCAACCAATGCTTCCGCTCCTGAACCCTCTCAGCAGCCTAATCAGGCCAAGGCTGAGAAACCCAAGGAGCAGCGTCAGCCTAAGGAGGTTCAGCCGCCGAAATCGGAGTCTGCCAAAACTCCGGCTGCCCAGCAGGGACAGGATGCTCCCGGCGAACGCAAGCCACGTCCGAAAAACAAACCGAAAAAGCCACAGCAGCCCGACGACCGCAAACGGGATGCCGCGACAAACGACGCTTCTCAGCAGCCACGCCAGCCAAAGGAACAGCCGTCGCAGCAGCCCAAGTCTCAGCAGCAGTCTGATTCGCGCCAGCGCCCCAACCGCATCCCGAAGGCTTTTCGTGAGAATAATGACACAAAGGAATAA
- a CDS encoding gliding motility lipoprotein GldH has protein sequence MRSLLFYIASSLVILFLTACEGGRRDYSRWANISPEGWIYADTVLLLPADTSLHDNDSLVNAALKVALRHSNAYLYSNIWLELTYHTDNHRLVRDTLDIRLADVYGRWLGSGFGASYQREVTVSPAAVVDITRPIALRHIMRVDTLQGIEQVGIEVVR, from the coding sequence ATGCGCTCGCTACTGTTTTACATAGCATCGTCACTTGTCATCCTCTTCCTCACTGCGTGTGAGGGTGGGCGGCGTGACTACAGCCGTTGGGCGAATATCTCTCCTGAGGGCTGGATTTATGCCGATACGGTTTTGCTTCTGCCTGCCGACACTTCCCTTCATGACAATGATTCGCTTGTAAACGCTGCGCTCAAGGTTGCTTTGCGCCATAGCAACGCCTACCTTTATTCCAATATATGGCTTGAGCTTACCTACCATACCGATAATCACCGTCTTGTGCGTGACACTCTCGATATCCGCCTTGCCGATGTCTATGGCCGTTGGCTTGGAAGCGGATTCGGCGCGTCCTATCAGCGTGAGGTGACGGTGAGTCCTGCGGCAGTGGTTGATATTACCCGTCCTATCGCTTTGCGGCATATCATGCGCGTCGACACCCTTCAGGGAATCGAACAGGTCGGTATTGAAGTCGTAAGATAA
- a CDS encoding N-acetylmuramoyl-L-alanine amidase, with protein sequence MRKITKIIVHCTATRAGKEVTVAEITLWHKARGFQTIGYHYVVGLDGEVHAGRDESEAGAHCYGRNSCSIGVVYVGGLSASDGLPADTRTPAQKTALKSLIATLKSRYPGATVHSHREFAAKACPCFDAAAEYG encoded by the coding sequence ATGAGAAAAATCACAAAAATCATAGTCCATTGCACCGCTACGCGTGCCGGTAAGGAGGTCACGGTCGCTGAAATCACGCTATGGCACAAAGCCCGTGGATTTCAGACGATAGGCTATCACTATGTTGTCGGTCTTGACGGCGAGGTTCATGCCGGAAGAGATGAATCCGAGGCAGGCGCGCATTGCTACGGCCGGAATTCATGCAGTATCGGGGTTGTTTATGTCGGCGGTCTCTCTGCGTCCGACGGTTTGCCGGCCGACACCCGTACACCGGCTCAGAAGACAGCCCTTAAATCTCTGATTGCCACTCTTAAATCCCGCTATCCGGGTGCTACTGTCCATTCCCATCGGGAATTTGCGGCCAAGGCATGTCCGTGTTTCGACGCTGCGGCTGAATATGGCTGA